Below is a genomic region from Candidatus Anaeroferrophillus wilburensis.
GTGAGTAACAATAACCATCTTTTTGCTGATGATGTTCTGCAACAGTACCTGAAAGAGGTGCGATCTATTCCGCTGCTCTCTGAAGAGGAAGAGATTCAACTGGCTCAACGGGTCAGAAAGGGGGATGAGGAAGCCAAAAAAAAGATGATTGAAGCCAATTTGCGACTGGTGATGCATCTGGTGAAAAAATATATCAATCGGGGATTGCCCGTTGCAGATCTGGTGGAGGAGGGGAACCTAGGGTTGATTAAAGCTGTTGAACGATTTGATCCGGCCCGCAACTGTCGCTTTTCCACCTATGCCGTCTGGTGGATCCGGCAATATATGAAACGGGCAATTATCAATCAGAGCAAAGTCGTGCGGCTGCCCATTCATGTGATGGAAGAACTGAACCTGTATCTCAAGGGTTGCCGGGATTTTATTATGAAATATAATCGTGACCCCTCCCTTGAGGAAGTTTCGCAATACCTTGACCACCGCTTCAGTACCATCCCCTCTTTTTTGGGTTCTTTCAGTCAGATGCTCAGCTTATCGTCCGGCCGAAATGACGATGATGATCAGGGCGGCTCATTACTGCTGGATCAACTGGCCGACAAAAACGCAGTGAATCCCATGGAGCATCTCCATCGGGTTATTCGTTTGAAAACCATTTTTCTCTGGCTTAATGAACTCACCCATAAGGAAAAATATATCATTATTCACCGTTTCGGCCTCTACAATGAGGATCCTCAAACGCTTGAGGAGATTGGCCAGTCATTGGGCTTGACCCGGGAGCGTATTCGCCAGGTTGAGGGTAGCGCGCTGGTGAAATTGCGCCATATTATTGAAAGTCACAAAATATCATTGGATGATCTGGTGTGAAAAACTGTTTTTGAGAGTACCTATGAGTTTTCTGGAAAATATCAATGATCCCGCTGATCTGAGACAATTGAATATTGTCGACCTTATGGACCTGGCGGAGGAAATAAGGGAAGTGATTATCCGGACGGTGGCCAGCAACGGCGGCCATCTTGCCCCTTCCCTGGGGGTGGTTGAATTGACGCTGGCCCTCCATTATGTCTTCCAGACCCCCGAAGATCTGCTGGTGTGGGATGTCGGCCACCAGGCTTATGCCCACAAATTGATTACCGGCCGGCGTGACCGCTTCTCGACCCTGCGCCAGCTCGATGGCCTCAGCGGCTTTCCCAAACGTCAGGAAAGCCCCTATGATGCCTTTGACGTGGGGCACAGCAGCACGTCCATATCAGCTGCTCTGGGGATGGGATTGGCCAGGGAACAGCAGGGGAAAAAAGGTCGGGTGCTGGCGGTGATCGGCGATGGCTCCATGACCGCTGGCATGTCCTTTGAAGCCCTGAATCATGCCGGCAGTCTTGACCGTGATCTGATTGTTGTTCTCAATGACAATGAGATGTCCATTTCCAACAATGTGGGCGCGTTGTCCAGTTATCTCAATCGCCTGATGACCGGAGAAAAAGTGAACCGTTTTCGCCATGATGTAAAATCGGTGCTGACCCACATTCCCGGTGTTGGCAACCCCATTTTCAAGATGGTCAAACGGGCCGAAGGTACCTTTAAAGGTTTTGTTGTTCCTTTGGGTACCCTCTTTGAGGATCTGGGTTTTCAGTATGTGGGGCCGTTGCCCGGGCACAGTCTTGAAGATCTGGTTGATACCTTCAATAATGTGAAAAAGCTTGAAGGACCGATTCTGGTTCATGTCATCACTAAAAAAGGCAAGGGGTACGCCCCGGCGGAAAAAAATCCGGCCGATTTCCATGGGGTAGGACCCTTCGACATAGATACCGGGAGAGTGCTGAAAAAGAAAAATGCCCCCATGTCCTATACTGCTGTTTTTGGCCAGGTGCTGGTGAAGTTGGCGCGGGATGACGAGCGCCTCATGGGGATTACCGCTGCCATGCCGGCGGGTACCGGGATGGAGGTTCTGGCGCGTGATTTCCCCGGCCGGGTCATTGATGTGGGCATTGCCGAACAGCATGGTGTAACGCTGGCGGCCGGAATGGCAACCCAGGGTCTGCGCCCCTTTGTCGCCGTTTATTCCACCTTTATGCAGCGGGCTTACGATCAGATTATCCATGATGTCGCCCTGCAGCAGCTGCCGGTGACGTTGTGTCTCGATCGGGGCGGCCTGGTGGGCGAAGATGGTCCCACTCATCATGGGATGTTTGACCTTTCCTACCTGCGGCTGATTCCCGGGTTGACCATTATGGCACCAAAAGATGAAAATGAGTTGCAGCATCTGATGAAAACCGCCCTGTACCTGAACGGGCCGGCCGCAATCCGCTATCCCCGGGGCAGTGGTTTGGGGGTGGAGATGGACCAGGTTCTCAGCTGTGTACCGGTGGGTTCCTGGGAGGTGCTGCGCGAGGGAGTTGATGGTGCGGTGCTGGCTGTGGGTTCGTGCGTTGAGCCGGCTCGTCAAGCAATTGAGGCACTCATGGCAGAGCGGAACAACCTTAAGCTGGCATTGATCAACTGCCGTTTTGTCAAGCCGATGGACGAAGATTTATTGTGTTCCTGTCTGCGGGAGCAGCCATTTATCCTGACGGTTGAGGAAAATTCGGTGGTTGGCGGTTTTGGCAGTGCTGTGGCCCAGTTTCAGGCAATAACCGGTGGTATTGGTGGTGCCAGGGTTGTTAACCATGGCCTGCCGGACCGGTTTATTGAGCATGGCAGCTTGACCCAGCTGCGCCATAAATATGGCCTTGATGCGGAAGGGATAACCGCGCTCCTGAAGACCTTGTTGCAAAACAGCTGATTTTTTGCTCGTTTTCTTGTGAACATGAAAAAAGGGCCTCGATGTACTCCGTCATCAAGGCCCTTTTTTTGGCTTACTATCCGGTTATTGGCCTGTTGCCGGCGCGATTTTTATCTCTACCCGGCGGTTCATCATCCGTCCTGACTCGGTTTCATTGGTGGCAATGGGTGAACCTTCGCCAAAGCCGATCCGTTCAATTCTCGATGAGCTGACCTGACGCTGGACAAGCAGATCCGCCACCGCCCGGGCCCGTCTTTGGGACAACTCCATGTTATACTGTTCGGAGCCTGTACTGTCAGTATGGCCTTCAACGCGGATTAAGGTTTGGGGATACTGCCGCATGATTTCTGCTATCCGGTCAATCTCCGCATATAAACCCGGTCGAATGGTGGCCGAATCAAAATCAAAGGTCAGGTCGCTTTTGAAGAGAATGGAGAGCAGGTTCCCCTCCCGGCGGATCGTAGCTGCTTCGGAGGCTGCCAGAGCCGCCCGCATATCGCGTTCCTGGTTGTCCATCATCTTTCCGACTC
It encodes:
- a CDS encoding sigma-70 family RNA polymerase sigma factor, with the protein product VSNNNHLFADDVLQQYLKEVRSIPLLSEEEEIQLAQRVRKGDEEAKKKMIEANLRLVMHLVKKYINRGLPVADLVEEGNLGLIKAVERFDPARNCRFSTYAVWWIRQYMKRAIINQSKVVRLPIHVMEELNLYLKGCRDFIMKYNRDPSLEEVSQYLDHRFSTIPSFLGSFSQMLSLSSGRNDDDDQGGSLLLDQLADKNAVNPMEHLHRVIRLKTIFLWLNELTHKEKYIIIHRFGLYNEDPQTLEEIGQSLGLTRERIRQVEGSALVKLRHIIESHKISLDDLV
- a CDS encoding 1-deoxy-D-xylulose-5-phosphate synthase, which translates into the protein MSFLENINDPADLRQLNIVDLMDLAEEIREVIIRTVASNGGHLAPSLGVVELTLALHYVFQTPEDLLVWDVGHQAYAHKLITGRRDRFSTLRQLDGLSGFPKRQESPYDAFDVGHSSTSISAALGMGLAREQQGKKGRVLAVIGDGSMTAGMSFEALNHAGSLDRDLIVVLNDNEMSISNNVGALSSYLNRLMTGEKVNRFRHDVKSVLTHIPGVGNPIFKMVKRAEGTFKGFVVPLGTLFEDLGFQYVGPLPGHSLEDLVDTFNNVKKLEGPILVHVITKKGKGYAPAEKNPADFHGVGPFDIDTGRVLKKKNAPMSYTAVFGQVLVKLARDDERLMGITAAMPAGTGMEVLARDFPGRVIDVGIAEQHGVTLAAGMATQGLRPFVAVYSTFMQRAYDQIIHDVALQQLPVTLCLDRGGLVGEDGPTHHGMFDLSYLRLIPGLTIMAPKDENELQHLMKTALYLNGPAAIRYPRGSGLGVEMDQVLSCVPVGSWEVLREGVDGAVLAVGSCVEPARQAIEALMAERNNLKLALINCRFVKPMDEDLLCSCLREQPFILTVEENSVVGGFGSAVAQFQAITGGIGGARVVNHGLPDRFIEHGSLTQLRHKYGLDAEGITALLKTLLQNS
- a CDS encoding OmpA family protein; the protein is MKKIALCLCTLALLLAGCMPQTKTGQGTLYGSTGGAVAGAVLGQVIGGDTEGTLWGAAIGAALGGAAGAGVGKMMDNQERDMRAALAASEAATIRREGNLLSILFKSDLTFDFDSATIRPGLYAEIDRIAEIMRQYPQTLIRVEGHTDSTGSEQYNMELSQRRARAVADLLVQRQVSSSRIERIGFGEGSPIATNETESGRMMNRRVEIKIAPATGQ